A segment of the Lolium perenne isolate Kyuss_39 chromosome 3, Kyuss_2.0, whole genome shotgun sequence genome:
CAATAGCCTGTTACAAAAAACTATGCTCACTGAGTGGTTTGCTGCTAATGTCAAATATGCAAGTGCTCGGTCTTTAACTTACTGTGATTTTCCAACAAAATGGTCTTGGGTAGCAGAAACTAAAAGTTGGGTGCGGAGAAAACGGAGTGACAAGATTGGGAGGGTTTATTATGTGCATCCTTCTACCGGCGAGCTTTATTATCTTAGAATGTTGTTGATGCTTGTGAAGGGCGCGAAGTGCTATGCTGATGTTAGGACTTATAATGGTACTGTGTATGAATCGTTCAAGGATGCATGTGCTGCCAGGGGGCTGCTAGGTGATGATAGTGAGTGGTACTGTGCTTTTGACGAGGCCTTGAAATGGGGTATGGGGAACCAGTTGCGACAGTTGTTTGTTACTATGGTCATTTACTGTGGTGTTCTTGACGAAAATGTTTTCTTTGAAAAGTATTGGACATATTTGGCTGAAGACATCCAACATAGGATACGTTGTTCTCTTCATGATGCTTCATATACTGTCCCTATCGCTGAACTAAGAAACATGCTTCTGGACGAATTGGCTGTTGTCTTTGCTAAGAACGGCTGTAGTATTTTAGATCATGCCTTGCCTCTGAAAACTGTCTATGATAATGATTCGAATGTAAATAACATGATCAGTGATGAATTTTCTCAAGACTGTGAAAcgctcattaaaactgctgaggctATGCAGCAGCAGCTTAATGAGGATCAGAAAGTTGCATTTAAATCTATTGTAGATAAGGTGCGGGATGGTAAACCTGGGTTGTTTTTTGTGTCAGGGCAGGGTGGCACTGGAAAGACTTTTCTTTGGAATGCATTGGTTGCCTACCTCAGGGGGTACAAGATAATTGTTTTAACTGTTGCATCTTCGGGTGTTGCATCTCTTCTGTTGCCTGGTGGTAGAACAGCTCATTCTAGATTTAAGATTCCTATTGACCTAGACAACAATGGGGTTTGTGACATTCGGAGAGGTactatgctttcctctttgattgAGGCCGCGTCCCTTATTATCTGGGATGAGGCTTTAATGACTCATAGAAAATGCTTTGAGGCACTTGACCGGAGCTTGCGTGATGTTCTGTCTGCCAATGATCCATTGCTGGCTGATGAACCGTTTGGCGGGAAGGTGGTGGTTTTGGGTGGTGATCTTAGACAGATCTTACCGGTGGTTGAGGGTGGCACACGTTCGCAAGTTGTTGATGCTGCTATTACTAATTCTCTTCTATGGGGTCATATTACGGTTCTTCACCTTACTATTAATCAGCGTCTGGCTGTTCAGACCACAGATGCTAATGTGCAGGCCGAAGCAGCCGCCTTTGCTGATTGGGTTCTGAGCATTGGTGATGGTACGGTCCCTGCCGTGGCAAGGCAGGGCGAATCTGAACCAAGCTGGATTACGATCCCTAATGAACATTTAGTGCATACTGATGGTGATAAGATAGCTGCTATTGTTGAGTCTGTGTACGTAGATTTCTCTACAAGGTACTCTGATCCTAACTATTTAAAAGAAAGAGCTATCCTAACTCCAACTAATGAGATAGCCGAAGATGTCAACAAGCATGTCCTTTCTATGGTGCCTGGTGAGGAGAGAGAGTACTTAAGCTGTGACTCAACAGGAAATGCCGCCGATGGAATCCGTAACATAGATATCTTTTATCCTGTTGAGGTTCTGAATACTATCAAGGTCAATAACTCCCCGTATCATAAACTCGTTCTTAAAAGAGGTGTTCCCATTATGCTTCTTAGAAATATAAGCCAGGCAACAGGTTTATGTAATGGTACACGTCTTATTGTAACTAGGCTTGCTGAGAAAGTCATTGAGGCCATTGTAATGACTGGCTCTAATGTTGGAGATGTTGTCTACATACCAAGGATATCCCTCACAACTAAAGATCCCAGATGGCCGTTTACTTTACATCGACGCCAGTTTCCTATTAGAATTTGCTATGCAATGACAATTAATAAGAGCCAGGGCCAAACTCTTGCAGCCGTTGGCCTGTATCTAAAAACTCCTGTATTCACCCACGGGCAGTTTTATGTGGCTGTGTCTCGTGTGACCTCGAGAAAGGCTCTGCGGATATTGATTGAGAATGAGGATGGCACGTCTGGTTCTGAAACCAGAAACATCGTGTTCTCTGAAATTTTCCAGTCGCTCGTAGGCAAGTGATCTTGCTTGGTATTAGGTAGTTATAATATATATGCTCTGGTTCTGCACGGGCTTTTGATCTCCTGGTTTAAATTTTAGTCTGTTTGAAGTATGCTTTTGCATGTGTGATATATACAGCCTGTTTCACTTCCTTGTTTAGGCTATTTATGGGTACATGTTTTTTCTATAGTAATTTGTGCACACTATTTCGCAAATGGATGTTCATTGGGTTTCCCAGAAGGTGATGCTTGTATGATTGTGCCTATTTTGTTCTATGTTTGGTTTATCTTTGTCTGAGCTTACTTGGTATGCTTTGTGTATCCCTAACTATTTGCTATCCTAACTATCTTTGTCGTGTTGTTTCAGATGGCGTTCAACCGGCTTTCTGAGATACATAGTGATAGCAACCAGTGGACAATCCGTGTTCTTGTTTCTCGCATGTGGCATTATCGTGGAGGGACTGATGAAGGTGCTATTCAGCACACTGATCTGGTTCTGCTTGACATAGAGGTGGGTGTTATAGTTTTGCAGCTCCTTCGTTTTTTGTGCTCATTATAAatctgttgatgcttcttcaggGAAACCATATGTACGGTCAGCTCCCTCCAGCCACGTCAGAACGGCTAAAGGATGTGCTGGAGGAAGGAAAGGTCTTTGTTATAAGGAAATTCATGTGTGCTCAGTCAAAGACGGCCTTCAGGCCCGTCGAGAGCCCATTTATGGTTCAGTTCACAAGGTATACCACGGTTGAAGAGGTGCCGGGCTTGGCAGATACCTACCCATTCTGCACATACACCCTAACTGCATTTTCGGATATCCCAGATCCAATTGGCCGTCCTGCGCGCTTCATTGGTTAGTTTTGCTTCGTTCGCTATGTATTTATTGTGCATTGGATTGCTTCTGTTTGACTTGTATACCTATCTTACGATTTATGAACTGTGTTGCTGCAGATGTCATTGGAAAGATCGACATGGTTTCTGACATAGTCCCTATTTAGTCGATGTACCAAAAAACTGCTTCTAACACCAGGACTATTATATTGAAGGACATCATGTAGGTTCTGGCAGCTGCTACCTCTTTTAAATCTTCTATGTGCCTTTTCTTGAAGATGCATATGCCTAATTATTTCCTTACATGTGATTATCAGGGGCAAGGAGCTTAGTCTTGTTCTCTGGGGTGATCGTGCGCTCGAGTTTGATGCGGAAGCAGTTCGTGCCATGGGTGAGAAAGAGCCTGTCATTGCTATCTTTGTGGGAACACTATCAAAGACTTCTCATGGTGAGCAGTTCATTGTTTCTTTGGAGTTCATCTGTTTCTACTACCTTATGCTTTCTGCTGCACATGTATTTCTGAGCCTTCTTACCATTACATTGTCAGTCGTTTTGTTTCTTTCCTTGTATATATACACACATAATCGTTTGCTTTGCGCATTCACAGTCATTGGTTGATCATTTGCTGACCCAAAAGTCTGTTCCAGGTGTCAAAAGCTTAAGCGGTGGTTCTGCCTGTCGCTGGTACATTGATGAGGATATACCTGATatcaatatgtttcgtgaaaggtcTGTTCTGCTGAAATAGCCTTCAAATTTTACTGCCCTTCTCTCTATTTACTTTGTACTTACCTATGCTTTTCCCTGGAAATAGGCTTGGGCCGCAGTTTGTTCCTTTGGCTGCCTATGTTCCTACAGGGCCAGGTGCCATCATACCTCGTGTGTTCGAGGCTCCTATTGAGAAGACCACAGAAGCGCTAAACGATGCTGATCCTTTCGTTGATATGGTGAGTCAACTATATCTCAAATGGATCTCTTTAGGACGGTGTATTTGCTTCTCCCATATGTTTCTAATTGATGTTAAACTATGTCTGCAGGACAAAAAATTCATCTGCACTGTCACTGTTGATAGGCTTGGTCCTGACCAGCGTTGGTGGCTTGCTTCGTGTTCCGTCTGCCGTAAATCTGCTAGGCATGACGGATATCAGTTCCAGTGCTCTGGCAAAGACTGCGCTTCTGTTGATGCTGGCTTAGCGTAAATTTCACGCTGTTTGGCTATTCATTTTGATTTGCTTTTACTGCCAGTTGGTTATGGTTCGATCCATGCATTTCAGGTACTGTATATCTTTCTTTGCGGCTGATGCCACAGGTGAAACTGAGTTTGTGATGTTTGAGAAGGTTGCGGCAGGAGCGGTTGGCAAGCAGCTACTACCCTTGATGCGGCAGAGATACCCAGGCCATACCACAGTTGGTCAGCTAGCACAGGTTGCTAAGCGCGATACAACTATTCCGTCGGAGATTGAACGTCTTGTTGGACAGAAGTACAGGCTTCTGGTTTCCATATCCAAAAAGTGGAACTCAGGCAATAGTGAGAACTTACGTTTCCAGGTCTGCAGGATTGAAGAGACCTATAAGCCTCAGTTACCGCCACTTTCTCTCTTAGAATCTCATGGGGCTCAGTCATCCTCCAGCAGTTCAGGCCCTAGGCTCCCACCTCTAGGCGCAAATTTTAGTCAGATCGCTCGTGGTGCAAATGCAACACCCCCTCCGCGTGGGCCAGTGACTCCGGCTAAAGGGTAATGTTCCTTGCCCTTCGTTAGATGCATGCGCGAGCTGCCTTATTTTGTTTACCTATGCCATGCTGACCTTCTCATTTCTGACAGCAGGGCGTCCACTCCTAAGCGTGGCGCTAGGCGCTCTTTGTTTCCAAGCCCTTCTAAAGATAGGTCGCAGCTTGATAAGGATAGTGCCCTTGCTGCCGATGGTGTCCTTGCACCTGGCGAAGAGACGGTGATTAGCCTCTCCTCTTTTGCATTTCATTGTTGGCCAGTCCACTGCTTGTTGTCTACTCCTACTAACTAATTTCCCCTGCTAGGCAACTGAGTCCCTGGTGCAGACTGCTTCTGATGATGCCATCGCTGTTGGTGGAGACAAAGATGAACAAACAGTGGTTCCTAAGCCTAAAAGGTAACCTACACTAGACTATTACTTCCACCTGTACACATTATTGCTTGCTCACAGGATTTTGCGAACCTAATCCTTGGTATTTAAAGGACTGAACTCGGTGTGGCCACCGTATTTGTTAGTCGTATGCTCTAAACCAGCATTATATTATGTTGTACATTCGAATACTGCTTTGCAAGCATCGTGTTAAAGTGCTATGCTAGAATCTATTTTACATAGCAACAAGCTGCCATCCTAAAAAAACATACAGTGAAGCATCTTTGATCTTTCTAAAAGAATTCATGCAACCCTTACCTAATTTAATACCACATGTGTGAAGTGTGTAAAGATTAACATAGCAGGCAAACAATACGCTACTCTTAGAGGGGGGTATTGACACCTTAGCCATGATGACACAATTTTTCCTGCCTTAAGAGTAATGCTAGTTCCCTGCCCTAGGAGCTTTTACTAATTTTTAGGGGCAtcattcttttttgattttgagcATCTCTTTGGTGAGTTGCTTTCTAAGTCATGCCAGTTTATGAATAGATGTTTCAGATTATTTAGCTTTGCGTGCCCTCTAACTTTTCActtgatttttgttgtaattgttTAGGCCTCTTCCTTTCTTTTTTTGAAATAGCAAAAAACTTTTCCTTCGTTCTTCTATTTCTTTGGTGAGTTGTCACCTTACTGGTATTCGTCTGTTGCTTCTTGTCCGCCTGTTCTGGTTTCGTACTTTTACAGAATTGAGACAAGGCTTTCCTTCCCTTGTGAGTAATGACAGTCCCTCCCTTAGGAGCTTTTACCTAATTTTAGGGGCATCTTTCTTTTTAATTTTGAGCATCTTTTTGGTGAGTTGCTGCCTTAGTGGTATGAAAAACATTTTTGTTACGGGCTATACTCTGATCTGATCTGCTCTGCCCAAGATTGCTCTTTTTGGGTTTAGATGCTATTGTGGATATGGAGTTGATTAATTATAAATGCCATTCTTTCTTTTTCGTCTTAGGAACACCAACTCCACCAAGTCAGGTGGGTTAGCCAAGAAACCGAAGCTGTAGCCAGTGGTCTGCTGTGCTTGCGGGCATCGCCTGTATATAAGCCTGTATATAAGGTATGGCTTGGTCATTTATTTTACATGCTTTGTTCCATCCCCATCTTGCTATGTTGTGGTTGTTATATTACTGTCTTCTTCTTTATTCCTTTAGGGTTCCTTTTGGTTGCTTTTATTGTAGATCAATATATGATAACGGAATTTCTCTTGGTATATTGATGTCTTATTACCAGGTCCTCGTTTGTATGGCTCTCGCTTCGTGCTTTGGTTCCTGATGTAAGCTATGCTCGCATGAACCGCACGAAAAACCTATCAATGTCTTAGTGTTGCTCACGGCCAAGGCAGCTTCACTGCCGAGCTGTTGATCTGGAATCATCACCTTGCCACGCAGCGTTGTTCCCTTTGGGTTCTATGGTTGCGGCCAAGCTAATGTGATGCTTTTGCTACACCGCCTCCATGCTGCTGCTGGGTGTGCCTCGTTTGCTGCAGCGTGTTCCTTGTGTGGTGACTATGTAACTGGCTATGTAGTTTCTGTTGCGTGTAAGAGGATGCTACACTAAAGCACACTTTGTAGGTACACCCTCTGCTAGCAGGGGAGGAGCCCTACAGTCCCATGTGCCCATCTCGTGGGCTAAGCTTAGACTAAACTTATGTGCTTCTATGTATCGTACAGACTGTTGACTGAAACTCTGTTCCATATGGTGCTATGTGTGTTGTCAGTTATTGTTCAAGACCAATCTGTGTTGTTTCGTGTTGTATCCAACCTATCTGTGTGTTTAGTTCTTGTTGTAAGCTCAGATAGCATGGAGATTTATTAGAATTGTATCGCGGATAGCATACTTTACTTTCTACATAATCAAGCATCAGCTCAGAGCAGCTTTTGGAGATGTGTTTCTATGGCCACACCCAACACAAGTACATGCGTCATGATGTGTTATGTGTGTGGTGACTGTAAATTCTAATGCGTATAAGCGGAGGCTGCTCTAAAGCATGCTTGTAGGTACAGCCTCTGCTAGCAGAGGAGGGGTCCTACGTGCCCAGCTCAAGGGCTCGGCTACACTAAATTTTAGATATGCTCTTGATCCCTTGTAATGGAACACGTAGTATTGACCAACTATGTAATTATAATATGCATGTTCTATCTCTGCTTTGCTTCCAGTGTAATTGCCTATGAATTGTACAAGCTGCACAAGTAGTTGTTTACATTTCTTTTGCTCTGCTTATCTTCCTGGTTATGTAGCAAACAAGTATTTTTCCTCGGGCCAACCACATAGCTATGTAGGATTTCTGCCttggtccagttgatcagaagcaTTGAAGAAGAGTACATGCTTATGTTTTTATCTGTAATCATATGTTCCATGCGCATCCACTATAAATCTTCCAGTCTTTTTCCTGATGATTTAGTACCGTTGGTATCTAATTGAGGCACTTAGAAAAAAATACAAACATGGTGTATCTTACAATCCTAATGTACATGAGTTTGTTATAAATTTATCGCTCTGAGTCAGATTATTTTGCAGGCTAGGTAGGCGAGCTCCCGTGTTTCTTTTGCTTTGCATCGGAATAAGATGCATCATATCTGCTTCCCTGGTAACAAGATCAGATCGCTTTTGCTGCGGATGACACTGCCGTACTTGGGGCATCAAGGATATTAAACCCAAGATGGTCATCTGACCGATCAATGGAGTAATGTTAGTTGTAAGACCAAATCACTAAGACTTGAAGATATTTTTGTACAGAGCATCTTGGTTCCCTGTCACCCGTGTTATGTAATATTGTGCTATGGACTATCCTGTTTACCTATGTGGAAATCCATGCTATCGCTCTTGACCTATGTACAATGCATCAACTAGCCAAGActatattttattttagtttggtTTTTCAGCAGCATGTATGATTCATATCGGTTACTTTAGCTCACCGGCGGGCGAAGGTCGCGTCGGTTGACTCGGAGTTAGGGAAAAGTCACGAAGAACATATCCCCCAGTTCCATATCCTTAGTTCTACAATACATGAATGATTACAGTTGTCAAAACTAAAGTTTAAGTCAGTATTATTACAACAAATGAATTGAATAGTATCTCCATTCCACCTCGGAAAATATGTA
Coding sequences within it:
- the LOC127341021 gene encoding uncharacterized protein is translated as MAGPRAVRARPPRVSATTDVRTGVRRRHRTLVPQPLRPVLVGFVSAGLPKRKWDGFFPVVSPEVATRNRKRRKIIHDRLRGRIPDAPFTSPLEPSWVGFTLEEADILKASYRDRSFYGGPDYLCGRCKASFWYQERVKSASAITERRVVYNNCCKGGKVFIPPARKPPEFLQALLDFDGPARSKAFIEKIRQYNCLFAFTSMGATIDRSVSSGGGPNVFKICGNICHRIGSLLPEEGKTPKYAELYIYHGGDEADNRIQALNKDDKLDGGLDKGIVKGLEAMLDTHNSLVKKFRMAKQVLAENKFANVSVRIVAPGELDGPQFSLPSTDGLACLVFGEITPEAPKRDIIIRGRGSGLQRISSLHPAYMSLQYPLLFPYGERGFQLGVKYIGADNSDPKKRQKMTMQDFYCFCSHYKEGQYNPYLSCGMLSDQAVVDSRACIDEARLHFIQLSNDDLRAESLQGLVDAVGEGRMDGSSVGKKNILPSSYTGGRRYMVENFQDAVAISRVHGCPDIFTTFTCNPKWPEIAEALSVEPGQKPHNRADITVRVYHMKLQEYLASIRSGKAFGKTVAVLHTVEFQKRGLPHAHILVWQDKEKRGEVTPALIDSFISAEIPDPVEDPLGYALVAEFMMHGPCGEDNPKCPCMKDGDACAARGLLGDDSEWYCAFDEALKWGMGNQLRQLFVTMVIYCGVLDENVFFEKYWTYLAEDIQHRIRCSLHDASYTVPIAELRNMLLDELAVVFAKNGCSILDHALPLKTVYDNDSNVNNMISDEFSQDCETLIKTAEAMQQQLNEDQKVAFKSIVDKVRDGKPGLFFVSGQGGTGKTFLWNALVAYLRGYKIIVLTVASSGVASLLLPGGRTAHSRFKIPIDLDNNGVCDIRRGTMLSSLIEAASLIIWDEALMTHRKCFEALDRSLRDVLSANDPLLADEPFGGKVVVLGGDLRQILPVVEGGTRSQVVDAAITNSLLWGHITVLHLTINQRLAVQTTDANVQAEAAAFADWVLSIGDGTVPAVARQGESEPSWITIPNEHLVHTDGDKIAAIVESVYVDFSTRYSDPNYLKERAILTPTNEIAEDVNKHVLSMVPGEEREYLSCDSTGNAADGIRNIDIFYPVEVLNTIKVNNSPYHKLVLKRGVPIMLLRNISQATGLCNGTRLIVTRLAEKVIEAIVMTGSNVGDVVYIPRISLTTKDPRWPFTLHRRQFPIRICYAMTINKSQGQTLAAVGLYLKTPVFTHGQFYVAVSRVTSRKALRILIENEDGTSGSETRNIVFSEIFQSLMAFNRLSEIHSDSNQWTIRVLVSRMWHYRGGTDEGAIQHTDLVLLDIEGNHMYGQLPPATSERLKDVLEEGKVFVIRKFMCAQSKTAFRPVESPFMVQFTRYTTVEEVPGLADTYPFCTYTLTAFSDIPDPIGRPARFIDVIGKIDMVSDIVPI
- the LOC127341020 gene encoding uncharacterized protein, coding for MYQKTASNTRTIILKDIMGKELSLVLWGDRALEFDAEAVRAMGEKEPVIAIFVGTLSKTSHGVKSLSGGSACRWYIDEDIPDINMFRERLGPQFVPLAAYVPTGPGAIIPRVFEAPIEKTTEALNDADPFVDMDKKFICTVTVDRLGPDQRWWLASCSVCRKSARHDGYQFQCSGKDCASVDAGLAYCISFFAADATGETEFVMFEKVAAGAVGKQLLPLMRQRYPGHTTVGQLAQVAKRDTTIPSEIERLVGQKYRLLVSISKKWNSGNSENLRFQVCRIEETYKPQLPPLSLLESHGAQSSSSSSGPRLPPLGANFSQIARGANATPPPRGPVTPAKGASTPKRGARRSLFPSPSKDRSQLDKDSALAADGVLAPGEETATESLVQTASDDAIAVGGDKDEQTVVPKPKRNTNSTKSGGLAKKPKL